From one Streptomyces sp. ICC1 genomic stretch:
- a CDS encoding SDR family oxidoreductase — MTVTEDSQDHVHGYGPGIDPDRLALCLSVLDELDKLDVDHPDAITVRRATAGLYRTVKQRRRQDRRAAKTANDKAVTEATATGSAERIDDETQGNALTAAAKGPIAGILQRPRSCYVCKTRYVEVDAFYHQLCQDCAAFNHARRDARTDLTGRRALLTGGRAKIGMYIALRLLRDGAHTTITTRFPGDAIRRFKAMPDSSEWLHRLKIVGIDLRDPAQVVALADSVAAEGPLDILINNAAQTVRRSPGAYSELVAAENAPLPAGELPSSEVIGTFGSGTVDRVAALPTGKGEKLSAQDITELALVSGSASLERIAAGTAIDAGGLVPDLHDTNSWIQTVSEVDPIELLEVQLCNSTAPFILISKLRPAMAAAEAGRRYVVNVSAMEGVFSRGYKGAGHPHTNMAKAALNMLTRTSAQEMFQKDQILMTAVDTGWITDERPHPDKIRLAEEGFHAPLDLVDGAARVYDPIVRGELGEDLFGVFLKDYAPANW, encoded by the coding sequence ATGACGGTGACCGAAGACAGCCAGGACCACGTGCACGGCTACGGGCCGGGCATCGACCCCGACCGGCTGGCCCTCTGCCTCAGCGTGCTCGACGAGCTCGACAAGCTCGATGTCGACCACCCGGACGCCATCACCGTACGCCGCGCCACCGCCGGCCTCTACCGGACGGTCAAGCAGCGCCGCCGCCAGGACCGCCGCGCCGCCAAGACCGCCAACGACAAGGCCGTCACCGAGGCGACCGCGACCGGCTCCGCCGAGCGCATCGACGACGAGACCCAGGGCAACGCCCTGACCGCCGCCGCCAAGGGCCCGATCGCCGGGATACTGCAGCGCCCGCGCTCCTGCTACGTCTGCAAGACCCGCTACGTCGAGGTCGACGCGTTCTACCACCAGCTCTGCCAGGACTGCGCCGCCTTCAACCACGCGCGCCGCGACGCCCGCACCGACCTGACCGGCCGGCGCGCCCTGCTCACCGGCGGCCGCGCCAAGATCGGCATGTACATCGCGCTGCGGCTGCTGCGCGACGGCGCGCACACCACCATCACCACCCGCTTCCCGGGCGACGCGATCCGCCGCTTCAAGGCGATGCCCGACAGCTCCGAGTGGCTGCACCGGCTGAAGATCGTCGGCATCGACCTGCGTGACCCGGCCCAGGTGGTCGCGCTGGCCGACTCGGTCGCCGCCGAGGGCCCGCTCGACATCCTGATCAACAACGCCGCGCAGACCGTACGCCGCTCCCCGGGCGCCTACAGCGAGCTCGTCGCCGCCGAGAACGCCCCGCTGCCGGCCGGCGAGCTGCCGAGCTCCGAAGTCATCGGCACCTTCGGCAGCGGCACCGTCGACCGCGTCGCCGCCCTGCCCACCGGCAAGGGCGAGAAGCTCAGCGCCCAGGACATCACCGAGCTGGCGCTCGTCTCCGGCTCCGCCTCCCTGGAGCGGATCGCCGCCGGCACCGCGATCGACGCGGGCGGCCTGGTCCCCGACCTGCACGACACCAACAGCTGGATCCAGACGGTGTCCGAGGTGGACCCGATCGAGCTCCTCGAAGTGCAGCTCTGCAACTCCACCGCGCCGTTCATCCTGATCAGCAAGTTGCGCCCGGCTATGGCGGCCGCCGAGGCCGGCCGCAGGTACGTCGTCAACGTCTCCGCGATGGAGGGCGTCTTCAGCCGCGGCTACAAGGGCGCCGGCCACCCGCACACCAACATGGCCAAGGCCGCGCTGAACATGCTCACGCGCACCAGCGCGCAGGAGATGTTCCAGAAGGACCAGATCCTGATGACCGCCGTCGACACCGGCTGGATCACCGACGAGCGCCCGCACCCGGACAAGATCCGCCTCGCCGAGGAGGGTTTCCACGCCCCCCTCGACCTGGTCGACGGCGCGGCCCGCGTCTACGACCCGATCGTGCGCGGCGAGCTCGGCGAGGACCTGTTCGGCGTCTTCCTGAAGGACTACGCGCCCGCCAACTGGTAG
- a CDS encoding NAD-dependent epimerase/dehydratase family protein → MKLLMLGGTEFVGRAITEDAQSRGWEVTVFHRGHHAPPPGTKALHGDRTAPDGLAALAEGEWDLVADTWGGAPSAVRDSARLLAGRTGRYAYISSRSVYSYPAPAGLDEDGPLVEGSPDAEATDYAQDKRGAEIAAVDAFGDRALLVRAGLILGPYENVGRLPWWLNRTARGGPTLAPGRPGLPLQYVDVRDLARWTLDAAEAGLGGPYNLVSPVGHATMGSLLEACAAVTGGAAELRWTEQARIEEAGVEPWTELPIWVHEGEQHDFMFGGDVGKALAAGLKCRPVEETVADTWTWLQELGGVAPQRPDRPSKGISPQQEAALLGL, encoded by the coding sequence ATGAAGCTGCTGATGCTGGGTGGGACCGAATTCGTCGGGCGCGCGATCACCGAAGACGCCCAGAGCCGCGGGTGGGAAGTGACGGTCTTCCACCGCGGGCACCACGCGCCCCCGCCGGGCACCAAGGCCCTGCACGGGGACCGCACCGCCCCCGACGGCCTGGCCGCCCTCGCCGAGGGGGAGTGGGACCTCGTCGCCGACACCTGGGGCGGAGCCCCCAGCGCCGTGCGCGACAGCGCCCGGCTGCTCGCCGGCCGGACCGGCCGGTACGCCTACATATCCAGCCGGTCGGTGTACTCCTACCCGGCCCCCGCCGGGCTCGACGAGGACGGCCCGCTCGTCGAGGGCTCGCCCGACGCAGAAGCCACCGACTACGCGCAGGACAAGCGCGGCGCCGAGATCGCCGCGGTGGACGCCTTCGGCGACCGCGCCCTGCTGGTCCGCGCCGGGCTCATCCTCGGCCCGTACGAGAACGTCGGCCGGCTGCCCTGGTGGCTGAACCGCACCGCGCGGGGCGGCCCCACGCTCGCCCCCGGCCGGCCCGGCCTCCCGCTCCAGTACGTCGACGTGCGGGACCTGGCGCGCTGGACCCTGGACGCGGCCGAAGCAGGGCTCGGCGGCCCGTACAACCTCGTGTCACCGGTCGGCCACGCCACGATGGGCAGCCTCCTCGAGGCCTGCGCGGCGGTGACCGGCGGCGCCGCGGAGCTGCGCTGGACCGAGCAGGCCCGGATCGAGGAAGCCGGCGTGGAACCCTGGACCGAGCTGCCGATCTGGGTCCACGAGGGCGAGCAGCACGACTTCATGTTCGGCGGGGACGTCGGCAAGGCGCTGGCGGCGGGCCTGAAGTGCCGGCCGGTCGAGGAGACCGTAGCCGACACCTGGACCTGGCTCCAGGAGCTGGGCGGAGTGGCCCCGCAGCGCCCCGACCGGCCGTCCAAGGGCATATCGCCGCAGCAGGAGGCCGCCCTACTCGGCCTCTGA
- a CDS encoding lipase maturation factor family protein — translation MDWFTAPEYWLGRLIFQRALAGVYLAAFAGAALQFRALIGAHGMLPVPRHVRHVPPRRAPSLFRLHYSDRFFAACAWTGAALAAALAAGAGDAVPLGAAMAMWAVLWLLYLSIVNVGQTWYSFGWESLLLEAGFLAVFLGNARTGPPVLVLWLLRWAVFRVEFGAGLIKMRGDACWRKLTCLYFHHETQPMPGPLSWFFHHLPKPVHRMECAANHVTQLVVPVLLFAPQPVASYAALAIVATQLWLVLSGNFAWLNWLTIALAVPAVDFTRLSWLPVPGADAGRPPEAAHREGPLWYAVLVCALTALVLVLSRHPVANMLSRRQVMNRSFDPLHLVNSYGAFGTVGRIREEVVVEGTADRVPAVDGAWREYGFKGKPGDVRRTPRQFAPYHLRLDWLMWFAALSPDYARDWFGPFVERLLAGDRDTLRLIRHNPFPDAPPRYVRARLYRYRFTTWRELRETGAWWHRTLVREYMPPTRLAAAPGSHGGRAGPSGPPGASEAE, via the coding sequence ATGGACTGGTTCACGGCGCCCGAATACTGGCTGGGTCGGCTGATCTTCCAGCGGGCCCTGGCCGGCGTCTACCTCGCCGCCTTCGCCGGGGCCGCCCTGCAGTTCCGGGCACTGATCGGGGCGCACGGCATGCTGCCCGTGCCGCGGCACGTGCGGCACGTGCCGCCGCGGCGCGCCCCGAGCCTGTTCCGGCTGCACTACTCCGACCGGTTCTTCGCCGCCTGCGCCTGGACGGGGGCGGCGCTCGCGGCGGCGCTCGCGGCGGGGGCCGGGGACGCCGTGCCGCTCGGCGCGGCGATGGCGATGTGGGCGGTGCTGTGGCTGCTCTACCTGTCCATCGTGAACGTGGGGCAGACCTGGTACTCCTTCGGCTGGGAGTCGCTGCTCCTCGAGGCGGGCTTCCTGGCCGTCTTCCTCGGCAACGCGCGGACCGGGCCGCCCGTGCTGGTGCTGTGGCTGCTGCGCTGGGCGGTCTTCCGGGTCGAGTTCGGCGCGGGGCTGATCAAGATGCGGGGCGACGCCTGCTGGCGCAAGCTCACCTGCCTGTACTTCCATCACGAGACGCAGCCGATGCCCGGGCCGCTGAGCTGGTTCTTCCACCATCTGCCGAAGCCGGTGCACCGGATGGAGTGCGCCGCCAACCACGTGACCCAGCTGGTCGTCCCGGTGCTGCTGTTCGCCCCGCAGCCGGTGGCCTCGTACGCGGCCCTGGCGATCGTGGCGACACAGCTGTGGCTGGTGCTGTCCGGGAACTTCGCCTGGCTGAACTGGCTGACGATCGCGCTCGCCGTCCCGGCCGTCGACTTCACGCGGCTGTCCTGGCTCCCCGTGCCCGGTGCGGACGCGGGGAGGCCGCCGGAGGCCGCCCACCGGGAGGGGCCGCTCTGGTACGCGGTCCTGGTCTGCGCGCTGACCGCACTGGTGCTGGTGCTCAGCCGGCACCCGGTGGCCAACATGCTGTCGCGCCGCCAGGTGATGAACCGGTCCTTCGACCCCCTCCACCTGGTCAACTCCTACGGGGCGTTCGGCACGGTGGGCCGGATCCGCGAGGAGGTGGTGGTGGAGGGCACCGCCGACCGGGTGCCCGCCGTGGACGGCGCCTGGCGGGAGTACGGATTCAAGGGGAAGCCGGGCGACGTGCGCCGCACGCCGCGCCAGTTCGCCCCGTACCACCTGCGCCTGGACTGGCTCATGTGGTTCGCGGCGCTCTCCCCCGACTACGCACGGGACTGGTTCGGGCCGTTCGTGGAGCGGCTGCTGGCGGGCGACCGGGACACCTTGCGGCTGATCCGCCACAACCCCTTCCCGGACGCCCCGCCGCGGTACGTCCGGGCCCGGCTGTACCGCTACCGCTTCACCACCTGGCGCGAGCTCCGCGAAACGGGCGCCTGGTGGCACCGGACGCTGGTCCGCGAGTACATGCCGCCGACCCGGCTCGCGGCCGCGCCCGGCTCCCACGGCGGCCGGGCGGGGCCGTCAGGACCTCCGGGGGCCTCAGAGGCCGAGTAG
- a CDS encoding DUF6777 domain-containing protein, producing MHAPTPRQAPRRHAPARAALFTVLGLLAAACGASGDEGQTKGPAAESQEVHLQPVASAGPDPFTTSSATGESAPVQPPLPNATGRGIRTVNAATPGLYGGTQRLGSCDVEAQVQSLTEDDAKARAFAQAAQVEQEGIPEFLRGLTPVVLRADTRVTNHGFAGGGPTAFQSVLQAGTAVLVDGHGMPRVRCACGNPLLAPRAAKGAPVLKGDAWAGYQPAQVVVIEPTVQVINNLVIVNMADNTWLERKTGDDGAQDRAPQVPPPFDPAAGIPAGPATPPGTTPADPCPTPDSNSLARTAPPTPPGTSSLVGS from the coding sequence GTGCACGCACCGACACCTCGTCAGGCGCCGCGTCGTCACGCACCGGCCCGTGCGGCCCTCTTCACCGTCCTCGGACTGCTCGCCGCGGCCTGCGGGGCCTCCGGCGACGAGGGGCAGACCAAGGGCCCCGCCGCCGAGAGCCAGGAGGTCCACCTCCAGCCCGTGGCCTCGGCAGGCCCCGATCCCTTCACGACCTCCTCCGCCACCGGCGAGTCGGCACCCGTCCAGCCCCCGCTGCCCAACGCGACCGGCCGGGGCATCCGTACCGTCAACGCGGCCACCCCCGGCCTGTACGGCGGAACGCAGCGTCTCGGAAGCTGCGACGTCGAGGCGCAGGTCCAGTCCCTCACCGAGGACGACGCCAAGGCCCGGGCCTTCGCCCAGGCCGCCCAGGTGGAGCAGGAGGGCATCCCCGAGTTCCTGCGCGGTCTCACCCCGGTGGTGCTGCGCGCCGACACCCGGGTGACCAACCACGGCTTCGCCGGCGGCGGCCCGACCGCCTTCCAGTCCGTCCTGCAGGCGGGCACCGCCGTCCTCGTGGACGGCCACGGAATGCCCCGCGTCCGCTGCGCCTGCGGAAACCCGCTGCTCGCACCGCGTGCGGCCAAGGGCGCCCCGGTGCTCAAGGGCGACGCCTGGGCGGGCTACCAGCCCGCCCAGGTCGTCGTCATCGAACCGACCGTGCAGGTGATCAACAACCTGGTCATCGTCAACATGGCCGACAACACCTGGCTCGAGCGCAAGACCGGCGACGACGGCGCCCAGGACCGCGCGCCCCAGGTGCCGCCGCCCTTCGACCCGGCCGCCGGCATCCCCGCCGGACCCGCGACCCCGCCCGGGACGACGCCCGCCGATCCCTGCCCGACCCCGGACAGCAACAGCCTCGCCCGCACCGCGCCGCCCACGCCGCCCGGCACCTCCAGCCTGGTCGGCAGCTGA
- a CDS encoding carbohydrate ABC transporter permease: MNARRTARGLSLHAVVWLIGAFVVVPLVYAVISGFKSTGELTTNPFGLPEHWKTGNYTGILGDGMFWRQIANSAGIAIGTACCTVAVSAMAAFVLARYAFRGRELFYTLFTIGLMFPFAVAVLPLFLLLRNFDLLDNPLGVILPQAAFGLPMTIIILRGFFRTIPAEVEEAAVMDGCGKFRFFWKILLPMARPALGTVSVLAIVASWNNFFLPLLVFNDPQWQTIPVGVQQFQGQYSTDYALVLAYIVLAMVPALAFYAVAERQLIGGLTAGATKG; this comes from the coding sequence GTGAACGCCCGCAGAACGGCCCGCGGTCTGTCGCTGCACGCCGTGGTCTGGCTGATCGGCGCGTTCGTCGTCGTGCCGCTGGTCTACGCGGTGATCTCCGGGTTCAAGAGCACCGGCGAGCTGACGACCAACCCGTTCGGGCTGCCCGAGCACTGGAAGACCGGCAATTACACCGGCATCCTCGGCGACGGAATGTTCTGGCGGCAGATCGCCAACAGCGCGGGCATCGCGATCGGCACGGCATGCTGCACGGTGGCGGTCTCCGCGATGGCGGCGTTCGTACTGGCCCGCTACGCCTTCCGGGGCAGAGAGCTGTTCTACACGCTGTTCACGATCGGGCTCATGTTCCCGTTCGCGGTGGCCGTCCTGCCGCTGTTCCTGCTGCTGCGCAACTTCGACCTGCTCGACAACCCGCTCGGAGTGATCCTCCCGCAGGCGGCCTTCGGGCTCCCGATGACGATCATCATTCTGCGCGGGTTCTTCCGGACCATCCCCGCAGAGGTAGAGGAGGCGGCCGTCATGGACGGCTGCGGCAAGTTCCGCTTCTTCTGGAAGATCCTGCTGCCGATGGCACGTCCGGCGCTCGGCACGGTCTCGGTGCTCGCGATCGTCGCGAGCTGGAACAACTTCTTCCTGCCGCTGCTGGTGTTCAACGACCCCCAATGGCAGACGATCCCGGTCGGCGTCCAGCAGTTCCAGGGCCAGTACTCGACCGACTACGCACTCGTCCTCGCCTACATCGTGCTCGCCATGGTCCCCGCCCTCGCCTTCTACGCCGTCGCCGAGCGGCAGCTGATCGGCGGACTGACAGCGGGCGCCACCAAGGGCTGA
- a CDS encoding sugar ABC transporter permease: protein MRGLAGWASVAWFLVPALVLFLVFVLAPIAVAVYTGFFKWGGVGPLEEFVGFGNYATLFRDQVFLGDLERGVYLITLSITVQLPFALFTAVLLNQRLRGRAVYRMLFFAPYILSEVVTAVLFTMIFLPGGGMADHLAGALGLEGLQGKWLADPSTVMPTLFVVMTWKYFGFHMMLFLAGLQSIPGEILEAASIDGAGAWQRFRHVTLPLLGPTIRISVFLSVIGAIQLFDLVWVMTAGGPNHSSETMAISMFQFGFKRYQVGYASAISVVLFMISLIFSLFYQRYVLRRDLSGAVTTGGGL from the coding sequence CTGCGCGGTTTGGCAGGCTGGGCGTCGGTCGCCTGGTTCCTCGTCCCGGCTCTGGTCCTCTTCCTCGTCTTCGTCCTCGCCCCGATCGCGGTCGCCGTCTACACCGGCTTCTTCAAGTGGGGCGGGGTCGGCCCCCTGGAGGAGTTCGTCGGCTTCGGGAACTACGCCACCCTCTTCCGGGATCAGGTCTTCCTCGGTGATCTGGAGCGCGGGGTGTACCTGATCACGCTGTCGATCACGGTGCAGTTGCCGTTCGCGCTGTTCACCGCCGTCCTGCTCAACCAGAGGCTGCGCGGCCGGGCCGTCTACCGGATGCTGTTCTTCGCGCCGTACATCCTGTCCGAAGTGGTCACGGCGGTCCTCTTCACGATGATCTTCCTTCCCGGTGGCGGCATGGCCGACCATCTCGCGGGCGCCCTCGGCCTGGAGGGGTTGCAGGGAAAGTGGCTCGCCGACCCCTCGACGGTCATGCCGACCCTGTTCGTCGTCATGACCTGGAAGTACTTCGGGTTCCACATGATGCTCTTCCTCGCCGGGCTGCAAAGCATCCCGGGCGAGATCCTCGAGGCCGCCTCCATCGACGGCGCCGGCGCCTGGCAGCGCTTCCGGCACGTGACGCTGCCGTTGCTCGGCCCGACGATCCGGATCAGCGTCTTCCTTTCGGTCATCGGCGCCATCCAGCTCTTCGACCTCGTCTGGGTCATGACCGCGGGCGGGCCCAACCACTCCTCCGAGACGATGGCGATCTCGATGTTCCAGTTCGGATTCAAGCGCTACCAGGTCGGCTACGCCAGTGCGATCAGCGTGGTGCTGTTCATGATCAGTCTGATCTTCTCCCTCTTCTACCAGCGGTACGTTCTGCGCCGTGACCTGAGCGGGGCCGTCACCACGGGAGGTGGCCTGTGA
- a CDS encoding extracellular solute-binding protein: MASTPPSRRSFLALSGLTALSVSLTAACGGGDSGSGPAADGKVAFAWWNIATTEPGKSLFPQISSAFTAAHPNITIKTTSLENEAFKSKLTAITSSGKLPDVFQTWGGGVLQQQVDAGLVEDLTDVFGWSSELTPVSLQAYQFEGRTYGVPYDVGMVGFWYNKKLFAKAGITAPPATWAELLEDVKKLKAAGVTPIALAGKEKWPGHYYWAYLAMRVAGLPALQQAAITKDFTGAGFVQAGTHLKELVDLQPFQTAFLGAGYATPGGQAATMGNGQAAMELMGQWGPSVQKDAGADLGADLGFFPFPTVDGGVGRATEVLGGGGGFALRKGAPKEALDFLKFLVLENESKLLASNGYLPVVKGAESQLTDPNRKAVADSLVKATGFQLYLDQAYPPAVGQEVNDSVADLIAGKKTPEQVTKSITEAAKGA; the protein is encoded by the coding sequence ATGGCCAGCACACCCCCGAGCCGACGAAGCTTCCTCGCGCTCTCGGGCCTGACCGCTCTGTCCGTCTCGCTGACCGCGGCCTGCGGCGGCGGGGACTCCGGCTCGGGGCCGGCGGCCGACGGCAAGGTGGCCTTCGCGTGGTGGAACATCGCCACGACGGAGCCGGGAAAGTCCCTCTTCCCGCAGATCTCCTCGGCGTTCACGGCCGCCCACCCGAACATCACGATCAAGACCACCTCGTTGGAGAACGAGGCGTTCAAGTCCAAGCTGACGGCCATCACCTCGTCGGGCAAGCTCCCCGACGTCTTCCAGACCTGGGGCGGCGGCGTGCTGCAGCAGCAGGTCGACGCGGGGCTGGTCGAGGACCTCACCGACGTGTTCGGCTGGTCGTCCGAGCTCACCCCGGTCTCGCTGCAGGCCTATCAGTTCGAGGGCCGGACCTACGGGGTGCCCTACGACGTCGGCATGGTCGGCTTCTGGTACAACAAGAAGCTCTTCGCCAAGGCCGGGATCACCGCTCCGCCGGCCACCTGGGCCGAGCTCCTCGAAGACGTCAAGAAGCTCAAGGCGGCGGGTGTCACTCCGATCGCCCTCGCGGGCAAGGAGAAATGGCCCGGCCACTACTACTGGGCCTACCTCGCGATGCGCGTCGCAGGCCTTCCCGCGCTGCAGCAGGCAGCGATCACCAAGGACTTCACCGGCGCCGGCTTCGTCCAGGCAGGCACCCACCTCAAGGAGCTGGTCGACCTCCAGCCGTTCCAGACCGCCTTCCTCGGCGCCGGCTACGCCACCCCCGGCGGCCAGGCCGCGACCATGGGCAACGGCCAGGCCGCCATGGAGCTGATGGGGCAGTGGGGACCGTCGGTGCAGAAGGACGCGGGCGCCGACCTCGGAGCGGACCTGGGCTTCTTCCCCTTCCCGACGGTCGATGGCGGAGTCGGCCGGGCCACCGAGGTGTTGGGGGGCGGCGGCGGCTTCGCGCTGCGCAAGGGCGCCCCGAAGGAGGCCCTGGACTTCCTGAAGTTCCTCGTTCTGGAGAACGAGTCCAAGCTGCTGGCCTCCAACGGCTATCTGCCGGTGGTCAAGGGCGCGGAGAGCCAGCTCACCGACCCCAACAGGAAGGCGGTGGCCGACAGCCTGGTCAAGGCGACGGGATTCCAGCTCTACCTCGACCAGGCCTACCCGCCGGCGGTCGGCCAGGAGGTCAACGACAGCGTCGCCGACCTCATCGCGGGCAAGAAGACGCCCGAGCAGGTCACCAAGTCGATAACCGAGGCTGCGAAGGGTGCCTAG
- a CDS encoding LacI family DNA-binding transcriptional regulator, giving the protein MSEQRPTLALIAAEAGVSQATVSKVVNGRSDVAPSTRERIEGLLRSHNYLHPGGQARARRSGLVDLIIGGLDSAWAVEILRGVEAECAQRSVGTVVSLVPPGEATPSSWAALPVLHHSDGVILVTASVTQAQRAQVEQAGVALVVIDPIDLPGNGVPSIGATNWAGGLAATEHLLELGHRRIAAIGGRKEMLCSQARIDGYRAALERAGIEVDRDLIRFGDFQHEGGFRRAQELLALPEPPTAIFAGSDQQAMGVYEAARQGGLSIPQDLSVVGFDDLPMCEWLSPPLTTVRQPLEEMGRLAARTLFQLLDGQPLVSPRMELSTELKVRLSTAPPRL; this is encoded by the coding sequence TTGAGCGAGCAGCGTCCGACCCTGGCCCTCATCGCCGCGGAGGCAGGGGTGTCCCAGGCCACCGTGTCGAAGGTGGTCAACGGTCGCTCCGATGTCGCACCCTCGACACGCGAACGGATCGAGGGCCTGCTGCGCTCCCACAACTACCTCCACCCCGGTGGGCAGGCGAGGGCCCGCAGGTCCGGCCTGGTCGACCTGATCATCGGCGGTCTGGACAGCGCGTGGGCGGTGGAGATACTGCGCGGTGTCGAGGCCGAGTGCGCCCAGCGGAGCGTCGGCACCGTCGTGTCGCTCGTCCCGCCGGGCGAGGCCACGCCGTCGAGCTGGGCCGCCCTGCCGGTCCTGCACCACAGCGACGGCGTCATCCTCGTCACCGCCTCGGTCACCCAGGCCCAGCGTGCCCAGGTCGAACAGGCCGGGGTGGCGCTGGTGGTCATCGACCCGATCGACCTGCCGGGCAACGGTGTGCCGAGCATCGGCGCCACCAACTGGGCGGGCGGCCTCGCCGCCACCGAGCACCTGCTGGAGCTGGGGCACCGCCGGATCGCCGCGATCGGCGGGCGCAAGGAGATGCTCTGCAGCCAGGCCCGCATCGACGGGTACCGCGCCGCGCTGGAGCGGGCCGGGATCGAGGTCGACCGCGACCTGATCCGGTTCGGCGACTTCCAGCACGAGGGCGGGTTCCGGCGCGCCCAGGAACTGCTCGCCCTTCCCGAGCCCCCGACCGCCATCTTCGCCGGCAGCGACCAGCAGGCGATGGGCGTCTACGAAGCCGCCCGGCAGGGCGGGCTGAGCATCCCCCAGGACCTCAGCGTGGTCGGCTTCGACGACCTGCCGATGTGCGAATGGCTGTCACCGCCGCTGACGACGGTGCGCCAGCCGCTGGAGGAGATGGGCCGGCTCGCCGCCCGCACACTTTTCCAGCTCCTGGACGGCCAGCCCCTGGTCAGCCCCCGGATGGAGCTCTCGACCGAGCTCAAGGTCCGGCTCTCCACCGCCCCGCCCCGTCTCTAG